One region of Mobula birostris isolate sMobBir1 chromosome 24, sMobBir1.hap1, whole genome shotgun sequence genomic DNA includes:
- the LOC140187116 gene encoding phosphoinositide-interacting protein-like — protein MKSSSTENTNLGMPLCSESKDLLTSHAGSTFYSSSRSVSIWTSEPQTAWEVYHKPIIVMSIGGAFFILGSIATGLYFAQITKKTCNILGPAFLSLGMMFLVFGLVWLPILKEKQEKKSVSRYFRKQRSPLFTL, from the coding sequence ATGAAATCAAGTTCAACTGAGAACACGAATCTCGGCATGCCATTGTGCTCAGAGTCCAAAGATCTACTGACTAGTCATGCAGGAAGTACTTTTTACAGCAGTTCGAGAAGTGTATCCATTTGGACCTCAGAGCCACAGACAGCCTGGGAAGTTTATCATAAACCTATCATTGTCATGTCGATTGGAGGAGCATTTTTCATTTTGGGTTCCATTGCAACTGGCTTGTACTTTGCACAGATCACCAAGAAAACATGCAATATACTAGGGCCAGCATTTCTGTCGCTTGGGATGATGTTTCTTGTATTTGGATTGGTCTGGCTTCCTATTCTCAAAGAAAAGCAAGAAAAGAAGTCCGTGTCTAGATATTTCAGGAAACAGAGGTCACCATTGTTTACCTTGTGA